A stretch of the Manis pentadactyla isolate mManPen7 chromosome 16, mManPen7.hap1, whole genome shotgun sequence genome encodes the following:
- the LOC118907248 gene encoding HLA class II histocompatibility antigen, DO beta chain, whose translation MGSGWAPWVLILLVDLIRLDSSMARGRVSPEDFVIQAKADCYFTNGTEKVQFVVRFIFNLEQYARFDSSVGMFVALTELGKPDAELWNNRSDILERSRASVDALRRRNYRLGAPFTVGRKVQPEVTMYPETTPSLQHRKLLLCSATGFYPGDITIRWLWNGQEESAGVMSPGLVRNGDWTFQTAVMLEMMLELRDVYTCVVDHPSLLCPISVEWRAQSEYSWEKMLSGAAAFLLGLIFLRVGLVICARAQTGNEPLRSTLPPAHGFPPSHFC comes from the exons atGGGTTCCGGGTGGGCTCCTTGGGTGTTGATTCTGTTAGTGGATCTAATCAGGCTGGATTCCTCCATGGCCCGAGGCAGAGTCTCTCCAG aagATTTTGTGATTCAGGCAAAGGCTGACTGTTACTTCACCAATGGGACTGAAAAGGTGCAGTTTGTGGTGCGATTCATTTTTAACTTGGAGCAATATGCACGTTTTGACAGCAGTGTGGGAATGTTTGTGGCATTGACGGAGCTGGGGAAGCCTGATGCCGAGTTGTGGAACAACCGCTCAGATATATTGGAGAGGAGCAGAGCTTCTGTGGATGCCCTCCGCAGGCGTAACTACCGGCTGGGTGCCCCCTTCACTGTGGGGAGAAAAG tACAACCAGAGGTGACCATGTATCCCGAGACGACCCCATCCCTGCAGCACCGCAagctgctgctctgctctgcGACAGGTTTCTATCCAGGAGACATCACCATCAGGTGGCTCTGGAATGGGCAGGAGGAGAGCGCCGGGGTCATGTCCCCTGGCCTTGTCAGGAATGGAGACTGGACCTTTCAGACAGCGGTGATGCTGGAAATGATGCTTGAACTCCGAGATGTCTACACCTGTGTTGTTGACCATCCCAGCCTGCTTTGCCCTATTTCTGTGGAGTGGA GAGCTCAGTCTGAATATTCTTGGGAAAAGATGCTAAGTGGAGCTGCAGCCTTCCTGCTCGGGCTGATCTTCCTTCGGGTGGGACTCGTTATCTGCGCCAGGGCTCAGACAGGTAACGAGCCTCTCAGGAGCACACTGCCGCCTGCCCATGGCTTCCCCCCTTCCCACTTTTGCTAA